The nucleotide window GGGCAATATCATCCTGGCCCTCATTACTTGCACCGCACCAACATTTCAACTCGACTTTCATTTTGAACTCAACTTCAAATATGTGAATTTTCCTGTATTTTGCTAAGATATTGAGAAAAGTAATCCCACTTTCTCTCGAATCAGGAAGTAAGTGTGTTGTTATTTGGGGTAAAGAAGAAGGTAATATGACTGAAATGACTAGAATATAATGGGATAAACTTTATTTTAATGTACAACGTTGTCTATTAATTGTAGTAGGCCACTTGTGGGGAACTTCTTATCAGTCTTAGACAATAGTGTCTTTCACACATGTTGTTTATCAGATTGGAAAACAATTCTATTTGAATTCCAGACTTGTTATCCATTGGCCACTTGTTTGGTTTATTATTGGTGTTTGTTGGTGGCTAGGAAatcgtgttgttgttgggctTTGCCTCAATGTATTTCCaagtgaaaaataaatgttgcatGAAAGTTTTGAGgagtttgaaaaagttgaaaccAAAACAAGTTAATGACTCAGTGAAAGGCCCTGAGGGTTGCCTGTAGGGCACTGGGAGGCCAGTACACCCTCCTGGTTGGAGTCCCAGTCTCCATCAGATTATAAAAAGTATTTACAGTTCACCTCCGTCAGGATGGAGAGGTCCCCGTCAGAGGTGAgcctcacacactctcacacacactttatcaAACTCTCCCCTGTTTACTTACTCTATCAAATCTCTAATCTCTAATAGCTTCACTGCAAGGCTTGCACTTTAAAATAACTTCACAAAACTGAAGTTAGTACACGCGAAAATGTAACTATTGCAAAAATATCAGATTTACTTTATGACTTATTTTATTTAGTAGGGTGTTTATTGAATTAGCTAATATACCTTTGCGAAGTCTCTTCgtttctaaccctaaccctaacattTTCAGGATGTTTTATTATCtgtttttatctgttgtttATAGTCAAAATGTGGAGTTATTAAATGTCCAAAATGAATCATAGATATCTGTAATTGAGTTTGTATAGAAGTCAATAGTAAAACTTGTTCAGGTATCAATAACTCACTTCTCATGAGTTCTTAATAAGTTCTTTATTTCAGTTTCTTACCAATAGAAATCTTGAGTGTACATACCTGGAACTTAATAACAATTGGTCTCTTCTACCTTTGATTTCTATTCAATTTAAATGACAAATATGTATTTCTTTTTATGTTGATTTGTTATAACTCTAAGCTGACATATTAATAATGACGTTCCAACTAGCGTCCATTCTAGAAAATGGGATCAACAACTCAATGGTTGCTTGGAAGCATGTTAttaattaatataataatgtaatTATTGATATGTCTGCTTTCAAAGGTGTaaagtaacaaagtacatttactcatatACTGTATAGTACAATTCTGAAGTActtatacttgagtatttcaatcttctactgtgtacttctactctgattaatgatgtgtatAATGTATATATCATCTTGATGATCATGTCGGTACATATCTGAAATCCCTTGTAAATATCTTTAATCTTGGAAATTCAATTCTAAAATAATCTTTCCCGCACACAATTTAAGAAAGTCATTTCTACGCAGTCATTACCAGTGGAAAGTCTGGGTGAGGCCCCTCAGATAAAAGGCTTTGAGTGACCACAACTCACTGAAGATGCTAAATATTTCACCATGACTGTTAGTGCTGATCTTTGCGAATTGGTATGACTTTGCAAAGAGGCTCATATGCATATTAAAGGGAACATTTTGCACCAAATGTCTCTTCACTTCAATACTTGCAAATGTCACATAAGCAGCTAAATGCTCTTTTGTATGATCACAGTTTGAGCTTCATCCTGGAAATTAAATATTTACTTTTTTTCTAATTGTTGCAGGTGTAGTGTTCTCAAAGGACTTTAACTGTGAGTTCGGCCATCAGTTACAAAACATGCAGAATATTTAGAAGATCCAGTACCACTTGACAATAAGACTACCATTATAAAGGATCCAtgaagggtttataattaggtttttaattaggttgtaaacactttattaatcattaagaaccatttataaaccagttctaacatttAACGtgttcatacatcaacacaggctcactatgtGGCAAGATGACtcaactcagtgagcaacagataccaaggatactggctgatgaagaagacgaagtaagttaagtagccaatataaggcttagtcatcttgccaaatagtgagcccacctgtatctgtactgctaagtcttatattggctaccgaGCTTACTTCAtctccttcatcagccagcatccttggtatctgttgctcactgagttgattctccccccatccatcttgatgtttcttggcatctctaatgaacatttatttacgagttactaacatttgtatttgccaaaagggagccttatagtaaagtgtaaaacacattcccatgtattaatgagttactaccatttataataaggcttagcagtacagataaatgtgggctcactatttggcaagcaaccgatcagagttgccctgtttatctcatgtcttataaaagcttattaatgatttataaaatgttcacaacctaattaatatatgaattacaaactatttgTAAACCTTTTATAAGGATAGTCTTATTATAAAGTGGTACCGAAGATCCTTTATACTCCTGTAGTGTCCTTTGTTTGTAAAGTGTATTTAACTTTGCACTGCACATCACAGTCACTGTTCTCTCTGCAGGATCCTCCCCCCGCAGAATGGAGAACCAAACTTTAGATTTGGATGTTCTAATTGTGGAGGGGTTGAAGGTCACGCCTCAGTCCTCTGTCCCAgccttcatcctcctcctcctcatctacATATTCATCATGGTGTCCAACATCGGGCTGGTGGTTCTGATCAGCACGGAGCGCAGCCTGCACCAGCCCATGTACCTGCTGTTCTGCAACATGAGCATTAACGATGTGTTCGGGGCTTCCGCCATCATCCCGAGGATCCTGAGTGACGTCTTTATCCCCATGTCTCAGCGCTTCATGTCCTATGATGAGTGCGCCCTCCAGGCCTTCTGTGCTCACTTCCATGTATGCATCGCTCACACCGTGCTGATCATCATGGCGTTCGATCGCTACGTGGCCATCTGCAACCCACTGCGTTACGCAGCCATCATGACCCACAGGATGGTGCTGGGTCTGTCGGTGTGGGCGTGGTCGATCTCCTTCCTGCTGGTGGGGATCCTCATCGGCCTCAGTGTGCGTCTGTCTCGCTGCAGGTGGTTAAATTGTCAAAGATGGGTTAGTGTAACAGTAAACCTGGGGAAATGTGTTGTCTGGGGATTCAAAATGGATGAAAGGAATATAAAAAGCTTAGAAAACTGTCAAAATAACTATAATTTCACGGGAAGTCTAGATAGAGGAATGTGAGAATTTGGTCTGTGATATtgtcaaatatctggaacaaactcccagaaacctgccggtccgctgcaactctgactacttttaaatccaggctgaagacttttctttttgctgctacttttaattgaactattcacatcttaaactgcactgtaacttttattcatgttttattatctttgctttttaatgtttctaaggtgttttatgctcttaatgtctttcatttgtgTACAGCACGTTGAATTGCccgtaccactttacaataagactacccctTTGAATTGTTCACGAATAGTGTGTAATTCatgtattaattaggttgtgaacactttttaaatcattaataagcttttataagacatgagataaccagttgaccggttgcttgccaaatagtgtgcccacatttatctgtactgctaagccttatattggctacttagcttactttgtctccttcatcagccagcatccttggtatctgttgctcactgagttgattctcgctaagtagccaatataagacttagtcatcttgccaaatagtgagcctgtgttgaggtatgaaaactatgttagaactggtttataaatgcttcttaatgattaatagactgtttacaacctaattcataacctaattcataaccctttatgaatcctttataagggtagtcttgtAAAGTGTTACCGAATTGCCTTGGGTtgaaaagtgctttataaataaacttgccttgccttgcaggAGGGTTATCCTCAACCCGTTCTGCGACAACGCCTCCTTGTTCAAGCTGTCCTGCGAAAACGTTCTCATCAACCACGTCTACGGCCTCGGCACCGCCATACTCATATTGGCCTCGTCCCTGTGCAGTGTCATGCTCACCTACATGAGGATCGCCATGGTGTGTCTGCGCAGTAAGAACCAGGCTCTGAACAGCAAGGCGCTGCAGACCTGCGCCACTCACCTGGCCGCGTACGCCATTCTGCTGTTTTCAGGCTGCATCATCATCACCCTGCACCGCTTCCCTCACCTATCGGATCACAGGAAGCTGGCGTCCATCTTGCTCAACATGGTCTCTCCGGCTATGAACGCTATAATCTACGGACTGCAAATCAAAGCAGTTCGAGAAAAGATTATCATCATATTCAAAAGGGCAACCCCTGGGAAGGTGAAGGTAAAGAATTGCGACAGTCAGAAATTAACAAATGGGAATTAAATGTAGTTAAATGGTGAGGAAATACAATTGAAAATGTCCTGTTATCTAATGTTTTGGACATTCTCACGTTTATTTAGACACAATTCTGCGTACATTTGGCGTCCCTTCTCCCACTTTGTTAGTCACAGTGTGCAGAACATAAAGATGACAGTTTCTTACGTTAGAAACATTCCTGACTGTTGCTTTAAACGTTTTAAATTATATTCAGGGGTTTTTCCAGAAAGATATAGTATGAGTACTGTGGCGCTGATCTTGTTTATAAGATGTATACATTATCTCGAGAACCTATTTGATACTCAGATTTCTTTCTGTTACCCCGTGCAGACAAAACCCTGTATTTTATTTAAGGATCAGATGCAACCAAAGGCACACATTGATCTTCAAAAGTCCTGAAAGATGTTATTTAATAGCTTCTTTGCTGTATTGTTTCCATAAGATGGTAGATATATCATAAGATAAAGTATTACAATATGTGTCTTCACTATACATTGTTCAGAGAAAGAAAGGGTAATGTGTATAATAAAATAGTCAATATTTATACTTCATACATGTTGTCTGTCTTTATTTATTAAGAATATACCAGCCTGTCCTCTtgcaaaaaacgaccatataggtcgattgttcagccgcatattacgacccagagtcacattttaaagtgtagcacctctagtggtcgtgtaagaaacaacatgctctcGTTGATTGTAAACGCTCCGGAGATtcttttattcacaaataatcctctctggaaaatcctaaattgtgcaatagtttggccattacaatgctttttgattagatttctagcgagaagtgtacattgtacttttataatctacgtccagtggatgtgtaggatttatagtttgatagatattacgaagattatttgaggtctcgccaggataacgtgtatatgcggcagcttccatgtaaagttagcgtcaaccctcacggggtgaaaacagtatttccggtctcgaagtttacataataaaaccggaagtattcccctcactgtcaaatgattacacagtgatatctgcattactcatccactaaaaaacatcagtttatccttgtgaattacacaatattgattggtttaaattgtgtataatgcttttgtgtttttaaccttcgattcggagaaacaaatagttttttcggagtttagacactaagagtttccgaagacactacactacccagaatcctcagctatcgtttgggactacaacatccgtcttgctttacaaaccccttgattagtcctcaagccctgtgattggatgttggagtggcagtgcgacaaggttacgtcgagcgtcaaacagctctttgaaattaAATGGAACAACGGCagacatgctggctattgtgtgtttcgcaacatgttctatggcacgtctctactgggaattgtagttttaaaagacgttttcgtatttcccgcaatgaagttgccagtattaaactgtatacacccctggaggtttaggggatacgaaacacagtggtgttatcacatttaaaacatataataataaatgggtgaaaattgcgtgtgtccataatgggcagcattaatatacccacatgacagctaaggtcagaggagctttatttaacagctggtcttatgtctgtgacccctgttgttgttcattgataagcctgaaacatgcacttgtcaaggttcagatgcacatttagcaaatatggcagtagccatcgatcatcttaagataagataatatatactttattgatcccaagttgggaaatgtttttgttacagcagcatactactttgttctactccactacaattcagaggttaacctggtatttttactccactacatttattttagtcacttttcagattctgattaatgatgtgaaatataaacaacccttaaatcagactttagttacacctgagtaaaattcagggaaggtgattgtcaagtgccaaaataaactatgcaatatattagacgttaaggcaaggcaaggcaagtttatttatatagcactattcaacacaaggcaattcaaagtgctttacaaaaaatgaaatacattaagaaaatggcatttaaaatcagtcattaaaaagaaaagcagtGCGGTAGCTTCacattagcatgtgttctttgcaggtgctttttgaggtttgacgtggtgtttccagcagtggataacagcttctggcctgtcacagtttgcacctcaccgtcacattcctgtctattctttggacgaactcaaaataatgggcatacctccacccctcgaaagttatcgctgactcagccatgtttatgcagcactgcacgtggagattgTAAAttgcgcagattacgtacatatacacctacaaagtactgatatagtaaataaaaaaataataatttgtgtgtagttgtatattgtaataataatgtatggttgtcacaaaatcccacggcacacccggacttgcctcgcggcacaccagtgtgcacaccgtttgggaaccactggtctagttaataaaacataacaatatcagctattgaaattgcgattccatagatgtgtctcccatcacccaaatcccctgactattctctcaactcagtatttacattcttcaattcaaagaaaatcagtaatatctttaaaaactatcttgaagtccctttctatcagctgtgcaccgttatggtgtaaatatctatctaccgattggatcaaatataaaagtcagccgaattagtgttgatcctgcaaggagacgtattgtgtgaaaagaaatgtaagatgttgtttaattgctgatatatgtaaggcaaggcaaggcaagtttatttatagagcacttttcaacgcaaggcaattcaaagtgctttacaaaaaaaaaaaaaaaaaagacattaagcattacaaaagaaaagctaatcaaataaacattaagaaaaaaatacatggataaaagttacagtgcagtctaaaatataaatagttcaattaaacattacaagaaaaagtacatggataaaagttacagtgcagtttaagatatgaatagttcaaataaaagcagcgacaaaaagaaaagtcttcagcctggatttaaaagtagtcagagttgcagcggacctgcaggtttctgggagtttgttccagatatttggggcataataactgaacgctgctttaccatgtttagttctgactctggggacagaaagctgaccagtccctgaagacctgagagatctggatggttcatagtttagcaggaggtcagtaatgtattttgggcctaaaccattcagtgctttataaaccagcagcattattttgaaatctattatttgacacacaggaagccagtgtaaagacttcagaacaggagtgatgtgatccactttcttagtgttagtgaggactcgagcagcggcgttctgaatcagctgcagctttctaatagattttttagtgagacctgtgaagacaccattgcagtagtcgagtctactgaagataaaggcatggacaagtttttccaaatcctgctgtgacattagtcttttaatcttagatatgttctttaggtgatagtaggctgatttagtaactgttttaatgtgactgttgaagctcaggtcagagtccatgactacacctagatttctggctttatctgttggtttgaacattgcaggctgaagctcagcgctaacttttatacgttctgccttggctccaaaaaccattacctcagttgtatctttgtttaattggagaaagttctgacacatccagtcattgatttgttcaatgcacttactcagtgtttgaactggagaatagtctcctggtgaaattgttatgtaaatgtgtgtgtcatctgcatagctatggtaacttattttgttgttcttcattatctgagccagtggtagcatgtagatgttaaagagaagaggccccaagatggagccttgaggaaccccacatgtcttatttgtcaactcagatgtgtatttaccgatagaaacaaagttgtttctgtcctttaagtaggatttaaaccaatttagaactgtttccgaaagtcccacccagttttccagtcggtccagtaatatgctgtggtcaacagtgtcaaacgcagcactgagatctaataatactaacactgaagttctgccactgtctgtgtttaagtggatgtcgttaaagacctttacaagagcagtctcagtgctgtggtttggacgaaagcctgactggaacacatcgaaacagctatttaaatgcaagaaattactcaactgttgaaaaactactttttcaatgatcttacctagaaatggcaggtttgatatgggcctgtaattgttcattactgaagcatctagattattcttttttaagagcggtttaatgactgcagttttcagggcctgtggaaaaatacctgagtgaagagatttgtttactatatgaagtagttctgaggccatgcaaggcaaaacatcttttgaaaaatcctgttggaataatatcaaggcagcaggaggaggatttcagaagttgtataatgtcctccaggtttttatcattaattacaagatgcagtagcctaccaggctttagctgttgctaggccacgctactgtaagactggggtcgccgtaaaaatgttgaaatatggctgaaaacctccgtctatttacgaagatgaactgtcccagtgataggtcaatgtccaggagccgctgctcgaagttttcagagaataagaataggaaaatcagcataaaaagtaagcagaggcaggagcaagcagaaaagcgtctgcactgtaagaaagataagcagGAAGCCTCCCCCAAGCCTTCTTAACTTTTGAGGGGGCGATGAGCCTCACAGCTAACGCCTCTGCACCGGGCTGCTGGGTAGCCAGGAAAAAACGGTCGGCCTCTTCAGCCAATGCACGGGGCTCCGTAATGGACGTGTTGGCTagcgccgtctggacccgggAAGGCAAGTTACGCAGGAACGTCTCCATGAACAAAATCCGGGGGTCTTCCCCCCCTAGgagatttagcattttctccataggctGGGATGGCTTCCTGTCTCctaggccttgaatgtcaagtatctggcgggccctctccttagcaggtaagctaaatgtcttaaggagaagggccttaatcgcctcatatttgccatggtGTGGGGGGTCTGCTATAAATCCGACCAACCTGGACAACGTGGAGCTTCCCAGCGCTGCTACAAAatggtagtatttcaggtccccgtcacAGACTTGTCGGCACGAtgcagtgggtggagggcgcttggcagccactcgcctttttcagccgccagctgacgcccagagaatgcaggtacagcgcctttgaccgagagctccttggactttatttggccgAGCGGCATTTCCGTTTTTTGCTGGAGGGCCGTGAATGTACGCCatttgtcgaccacaagccaCTCACTTTCACCATGTCTAAAGTGGCGGACCCTTGGTAGGCACGTCAACAGCGGCAGCTTTCCTACATCTCGGAGTTCACCACAGACATTAAACACGTGGCTGGTAAGTCGAACCTGGTTGCAGATTGCCTCTCTAGAGTCGTCATCGGagccgtccagttgggcctggactacACTCGCATGGCGGTGGACCATGTCGCAGACTCCGGCAtccaggctctgaaggtggagggcgtggggctgcgcttggaggacgtgGTGTTCGGCGACGTGGGCGTTACCCTCCTGTGCGACGTTTCCACAGGCCTGTCGCAGCCAGTCGTTTCCGCCAGCTGGAGGCGCAGTGCACGGACTGTCACACCCCGGTGTTAAGCCTTCAGTGCGCTTGGTGGCCGCGAAGTTTGTCTGGCATGGGCTGAAGAAGGATGTGAGGACTTGGGCTGGTGATTGCTTGGCTTGTCAGCGCGCTAAGGTGCACGGCCACACGAAGGCCCCTTTGGAGCGttttcctggtgcctgagatGAGGTTTGACCTTGTCAATATCGACCTGGTTGGTCCATTGCCCTCCTCTCAGGGcttttcctacctcctcaccatggtggagaggacgacccgttggccggaggTGGTTCCTCTCGTGTCCACATCAGCCGCAGACATTGCCCGGGCTTTCATTGCGACGTGGGTgtgtcgttttggcaccccgtcagacatttcctcGGACAGGTGCTCAcagttcacgtccgagctctggaaAGCCTTGGCAAGTGGTCTGGGGGTTAAGCTGAGCACGTCTCAGTagaccgggtgaaggctgctcacctGGACTTGGGCCAGCCGGTGGTGCTGACTCGACCTCTGCGACAGGGATGCCCCCCGGCTTCTGGGGGACACACAGGCGGAAGACGCTTTTCCGACTCCCGGGCTCAGGAGTCGTGGGGGTCGGCGTGTCGTTCCTCCCCGCCACACAGACTTTGTTTATatgtgaattctgggggggcttgtgtggtgtcATGTGTGAGGACATAATTCactgtgtgtttggtgtgtgttgCAACCCGGACCCGTTAGCGAGGGCACCGGGTTGGTGGTTCATTCATGCTAGCTTCACATGCAGTAACAGCTAATGTATTACCTGTCTGATGTTCAAGATAATAAAGTGTGGAGCTCTATACTGAacaccccgcctccgactcccattcaTCGGCTCTACAACAGAGATAAAATAATCAGTTAAATGCATCGTGTTGCCCCCCCTCCTCATCAGATTCACGCTGACAGAAACACTGACAACATGCCGAGTTGAAGGCAACCGTCTCCAGGGTgacacctgtgccctgtacgacgaagccagttcaacagaccctggatatgtttgagttatctgtcTTAACTAACCCAAAACAAAcgcgatctcgctaagcggtcctacggcgctggttatcaactcggtaactcAAGCAAGGGTTTCTctgtccagctgagagcgcgttcacgtgaaaggtgcgaggttagcaacatttgaccaatcacaaaacatggagaagcgtacttacagcgcagcgtcatacttcctgaattaaaagtaaactatcacgttagacaaatatgaagaagttcaactttaaacatccatgacttaaacagaTAA belongs to Pseudochaenichthys georgianus chromosome 14, fPseGeo1.2, whole genome shotgun sequence and includes:
- the LOC117458536 gene encoding olfactory receptor 8U1-like, translated to MENQTLDLDVLIVEGLKVTPQSSVPAFILLLLIYIFIMVSNIGLVVLISTERSLHQPMYLLFCNMSINDVFGASAIIPRILSDVFIPMSQRFMSYDECALQAFCAHFHVCIAHTVLIIMAFDRYVAICNPLRYAAIMTHRMVLGLSVWAWSISFLLVGILIGLSVRLSRCRRVILNPFCDNASLFKLSCENVLINHVYGLGTAILILASSLCSVMLTYMRIAMVCLRSKNQALNSKALQTCATHLAAYAILLFSGCIIITLHRFPHLSDHRKLASILLNMVSPAMNAIIYGLQIKAVREKIIIIFKRATPGKVKARQQRQLSYISEFTTDIKHVAGKSNLVADCLSRVVIGAVQLGLDYTRMAVDHVADSGIQALKVEGVGLRLEDVVFGDVGVTLLCDVSTGLSQPVVSASWRRSARTVTPRC